Proteins from one Streptomyces genisteinicus genomic window:
- a CDS encoding dihydrolipoyl dehydrogenase family protein, with protein sequence MTEAVEYDVVVLGAGPVGENVADRTRAAGLSTAVVESELIGGECSYWACVPSKALLRPALARADARRVPGLSGAVQGPLDAKAVLARRDERVGDWDDTGQAEWLDSIGVRLYRGHGRLRGPRSVVVDGAEKEHHLLTARHAVVVATGSRAVLPDLPGLAGARPWTSREATSAREVPARLVVVGGGVVGVEMATAWQALGSRVTLLVRDGGVLPRMESFVGEHVVDALREAGADVRLNTSVAAVDRPGGSTGPVTVVLGDGGSVEADEVLFATGRAPRTDGIGLDSVGLADGSWLTVDDSCRVEGTDWLYAVGDVNHRALLTHQGKYQARIAGAAIAARAQQVPLLETDRWGAHSATADLAAVPQVVFSDPEAAAVGLSLAEAERAGHRVRAVDYDLGSVAGAGLYAEGYRGHARMIVDLDREVVLGVTFVGPGVGELLHSATVAVAGEVPIERLWHAVPAFPTISEVWLRLLEAYRG encoded by the coding sequence ATGACCGAAGCTGTGGAATACGACGTCGTCGTGCTCGGAGCGGGCCCCGTCGGCGAGAACGTCGCCGACCGGACCAGGGCCGCGGGCCTGAGCACCGCCGTGGTCGAGAGCGAACTCATCGGCGGCGAGTGCTCGTACTGGGCCTGCGTCCCGAGCAAGGCGCTGCTGCGCCCGGCACTCGCCCGCGCCGACGCCCGCCGGGTGCCCGGTCTCTCCGGCGCCGTCCAGGGACCGCTGGACGCCAAGGCCGTGCTCGCCCGGCGCGACGAACGCGTCGGGGACTGGGACGACACCGGCCAGGCCGAGTGGCTGGACTCCATCGGCGTCCGCCTCTACCGCGGCCACGGCAGACTCCGCGGACCGCGCAGCGTCGTCGTCGACGGGGCGGAGAAGGAGCACCACCTGCTCACCGCCCGGCACGCCGTCGTCGTCGCCACCGGCAGCCGCGCCGTACTGCCCGACCTGCCCGGCCTCGCCGGAGCCCGGCCGTGGACCAGCCGCGAGGCCACCAGCGCGCGCGAGGTGCCCGCCCGGCTCGTCGTCGTCGGCGGCGGTGTCGTCGGCGTGGAGATGGCCACCGCCTGGCAGGCGCTCGGCTCCCGGGTCACCCTCCTCGTCCGCGACGGCGGCGTCCTGCCCCGCATGGAGTCCTTCGTCGGCGAGCACGTCGTCGACGCCCTGCGGGAGGCCGGCGCCGATGTACGCCTGAACACCTCGGTCGCCGCGGTGGACCGCCCCGGCGGCAGCACCGGACCCGTCACCGTGGTGCTCGGCGACGGCGGCAGCGTCGAGGCGGACGAAGTGCTCTTCGCCACCGGCCGCGCCCCGCGCACCGACGGCATCGGCCTCGACTCGGTGGGCCTCGCGGACGGCTCCTGGCTGACCGTCGACGACAGCTGCCGCGTCGAGGGGACCGACTGGCTCTACGCCGTCGGCGACGTCAACCACCGGGCCCTCCTGACCCACCAGGGCAAGTACCAGGCGAGGATCGCGGGGGCCGCGATCGCGGCCAGGGCCCAGCAGGTGCCCCTCCTGGAGACCGACCGCTGGGGCGCGCACAGCGCCACGGCCGACCTCGCGGCCGTCCCGCAGGTGGTCTTCTCCGACCCCGAGGCGGCTGCCGTCGGCCTCTCCCTCGCCGAGGCCGAGCGCGCGGGCCACCGGGTGCGCGCCGTCGACTACGACCTCGGCTCCGTCGCCGGCGCCGGCCTCTACGCGGAGGGCTACCGCGGGCACGCCCGCATGATCGTCGACCTCGACCGCGAGGTCGTCCTCGGCGTGACCTTCGTCGGCCCCGGCGTCGGCGAACTCCTGCACTCGGCGACCGTCGCGGTCGCGGGCGAGGTGCCGATCGAACGGCTGTGGCACGCCGTCCCGGCCTTCCCGACCATCAGCGAGGTGTGGCTGCGGCTGCTGGAGGCCTACCGCGGCTGA
- the trxA gene encoding thioredoxin, whose amino-acid sequence MSTLELTKENFDQVVTDNDFILIDFWASWCGPCKQFAPVFEGASERHQDLVFAKVDTEAQQELAAAFEIRSIPTLMIVRDNVAVFAQPGALPEAALEDVIGQARALDMDEVRRSIEKAQQDAPAGGQQEGGGAATA is encoded by the coding sequence ATGAGCACGCTTGAGCTCACCAAGGAAAACTTCGATCAGGTCGTGACGGACAACGACTTCATCCTGATCGACTTCTGGGCGTCCTGGTGTGGCCCCTGCAAGCAGTTCGCGCCTGTCTTCGAGGGCGCGTCCGAGCGGCACCAGGACCTCGTCTTCGCGAAGGTCGACACCGAGGCCCAGCAGGAGCTCGCGGCGGCCTTCGAGATCCGTTCCATCCCGACGCTGATGATCGTCCGCGACAACGTGGCCGTCTTCGCCCAGCCCGGGGCGCTGCCGGAGGCGGCGCTGGAGGACGTGATCGGGCAGGCCCGCGCGCTGGACATGGACGAGGTGCGCCGGTCGATCGAGAAGGCGCAGCAGGACGCCCCGGCCGGCGGACAGCAGGAGGGCGGCGGCGCGGCCACCGCCTGA
- a CDS encoding thiolase family protein, with the protein MSIRDVYIVDAVRTPIGKFGGALSSVRPDDLAAHVLRSLVDRTPDLDPSRIDDVVFGDANGAGEDNRDVARMAVLLAGLPVSVPGVTVNRLCGSGLEAVVQAARAIALGDASVAVAGGVESMSRAPWVMQKPERAFPAGHQQLHSTTLGWRMTNPRMPAEWTVQLGEGAELVADKHGIGREAQDAFALASHRKAADAWARGLYDGEVVPLPDVDLARDECIRDSTSMEALAKLKPSFRPQGTVTAGNASPLNDGAAALLLVDDEGLRATGREPLARVRASAVTGIEPQLFGLGPVEAVTKALARAGRSFADLTTFELNEAFAAQSLGCLAEWPELDPAVVNPRGGAIAIGHPLGASGARLAGSVAHQLAAAGSGTGLAALCIGVGQGLALVLER; encoded by the coding sequence ATGAGCATCCGCGACGTCTACATCGTCGACGCCGTCCGCACCCCGATCGGGAAGTTCGGGGGCGCCCTCTCCTCCGTCCGCCCGGACGACCTCGCGGCCCACGTCCTGCGCTCGCTCGTCGACCGCACCCCGGACCTCGACCCGTCCCGCATCGACGACGTCGTCTTCGGCGACGCCAACGGCGCCGGCGAGGACAACCGCGACGTCGCCCGGATGGCCGTGCTCCTCGCCGGCCTGCCGGTGAGCGTCCCGGGCGTCACGGTGAACCGGCTCTGCGGTTCCGGGCTGGAAGCGGTCGTGCAGGCCGCCCGCGCCATCGCGCTCGGCGACGCCTCGGTGGCCGTGGCCGGCGGCGTCGAGTCCATGTCCCGCGCCCCGTGGGTGATGCAGAAGCCCGAACGCGCCTTTCCGGCCGGCCACCAGCAGCTCCACTCGACCACGCTCGGCTGGCGCATGACCAACCCGCGGATGCCCGCCGAGTGGACCGTGCAGCTCGGCGAGGGCGCCGAACTCGTCGCCGACAAGCACGGCATCGGCCGCGAGGCGCAGGACGCCTTCGCCCTCGCCAGCCACCGCAAGGCCGCCGACGCCTGGGCCCGGGGACTCTACGACGGCGAGGTCGTGCCCCTGCCCGACGTGGACCTGGCACGGGACGAGTGCATCCGCGACAGCACGTCGATGGAGGCGCTCGCCAAGCTGAAGCCCTCGTTCCGGCCGCAGGGAACCGTGACCGCGGGCAACGCCTCACCCCTCAACGACGGAGCCGCCGCCCTGCTCCTCGTGGACGACGAGGGGCTTCGGGCCACCGGCCGCGAACCGCTCGCCCGCGTCCGCGCCTCGGCCGTCACCGGGATCGAGCCGCAGCTCTTCGGACTGGGGCCGGTCGAGGCCGTCACGAAGGCGCTGGCCAGAGCCGGACGGTCGTTCGCCGACCTGACGACGTTCGAACTCAACGAGGCCTTCGCCGCACAGTCGCTCGGCTGCCTCGCCGAGTGGCCCGAACTGGACCCCGCCGTCGTCAACCCGCGCGGCGGAGCCATCGCCATCGGCCATCCCCTCGGCGCCTCGGGCGCCCGGCTGGCGGGCAGCGTCGCCCACCAGCTCGCCGCCGCGGGCTCGGGCACGGGCCTCGCCGCCCTGTGCATCGGCGTCGGCCAGGGCCTCGCGCTCGTCCTCGAACGCTGA
- a CDS encoding LacI family DNA-binding transcriptional regulator: protein MSQTPRQPVGRSAPTSADVARLAGVSRATVSYVLNNTAAVRISEPTRLRVRAAAEELGYVPHAAARSLRAGHTRTVVMPSARLPGGPLPVRFYDEFQSELRRLEYTVVEYGGVGLDGDEAARAWAELRPVAVVCPGATQPSAYGVSLLRRSGARAVVTLGPHPTRGAHFLALDERRIGAAAVGHLIHRGRRAIGVVVPREPGPKLCAELRLEGARAAAEGSGARTVPLPMAYEEESAAALAARWRATGLDAVFAFDDAYAMLLMRALQDEGVDVPRETAVVGAGDLLLGRLLRPRLSTVRVDTVSGRRLAELVDRVVREPAAEPEHHDLMAARAVHRESS from the coding sequence ATGAGCCAGACACCCCGACAACCCGTGGGCCGCTCCGCCCCGACCAGTGCCGACGTCGCCCGGCTGGCCGGAGTTTCCCGTGCCACCGTCTCGTACGTCCTCAACAACACCGCCGCCGTGCGCATCAGCGAACCGACCCGTCTGCGGGTCCGCGCCGCCGCCGAGGAACTGGGCTACGTCCCCCACGCGGCCGCCCGCAGCCTGCGGGCAGGGCACACCCGGACCGTGGTCATGCCCTCCGCGCGGCTGCCGGGCGGCCCGCTGCCCGTGCGGTTCTACGACGAGTTCCAGAGCGAGCTGCGCCGCCTCGAGTACACCGTCGTCGAGTACGGCGGCGTCGGCCTCGACGGCGACGAGGCCGCCCGCGCGTGGGCCGAACTGCGGCCGGTCGCCGTCGTCTGCCCCGGCGCCACCCAGCCCTCCGCCTACGGGGTGAGCCTCCTGAGGCGGTCGGGCGCGCGCGCCGTCGTCACCCTCGGGCCTCACCCGACCCGGGGCGCGCACTTCCTCGCCCTGGACGAGCGCCGGATCGGCGCCGCGGCGGTCGGGCACCTGATCCACCGCGGCCGGCGCGCCATCGGCGTGGTCGTCCCCCGCGAACCGGGCCCGAAGCTCTGCGCCGAGCTGCGCCTGGAAGGGGCACGCGCAGCGGCCGAGGGCAGCGGGGCGCGGACAGTGCCCCTGCCGATGGCGTACGAGGAGGAGTCGGCCGCCGCCCTCGCCGCCCGCTGGCGTGCGACGGGCCTCGACGCCGTGTTCGCCTTCGACGACGCCTACGCGATGCTGCTGATGCGCGCGCTCCAGGACGAGGGCGTCGACGTGCCCCGGGAGACGGCCGTGGTCGGCGCCGGCGACCTGCTGCTCGGCAGGCTGCTGCGGCCCCGGCTGAGCACCGTCCGTGTCGACACCGTCAGCGGGCGCCGGCTCGCCGAGCTCGTCGACCGCGTCGTCCGGGAACCGGCCGCGGAGCCGGAGCACCACGACCTGATGGCGGCCCGGGCCGTCCACCGGGAGTCCAGCTGA
- a CDS encoding type II toxin-antitoxin system PemK/MazF family toxin: MSISPRPSQDPPGDPGPVPGRDGPFATTEADPAGVGPVRTSYAPDRDGDPDPGEIVWTWVPYEEDDGRGKDRPVLVVAREAAGTLLAVQLSSRAHDGDREWVAIGTGPWDGAGRESWVDLDRVLRVHERGMRREASALDRPRFDRVVGRLRERHGWS; this comes from the coding sequence ATGTCGATCTCTCCCCGCCCGTCGCAGGACCCTCCGGGCGACCCCGGTCCCGTGCCCGGCCGCGACGGCCCGTTCGCCACCACCGAGGCCGATCCGGCGGGCGTGGGGCCCGTGCGCACCTCGTACGCGCCGGACCGGGACGGGGACCCCGATCCGGGCGAGATCGTCTGGACGTGGGTGCCGTACGAGGAGGACGACGGGCGCGGCAAGGACCGGCCGGTCCTCGTGGTGGCCCGCGAGGCGGCGGGGACGCTGCTCGCCGTGCAGCTGTCGAGCCGGGCGCACGACGGCGACCGCGAGTGGGTGGCCATCGGCACCGGCCCGTGGGACGGCGCGGGGCGCGAGTCCTGGGTGGATCTGGACCGGGTGCTGCGGGTCCATGAGCGGGGCATGCGGCGCGAGGCGTCCGCGCTGGACCGCCCGCGCTTCGACCGGGTGGTGGGGCGCCTGCGGGAACGTCACGGCTGGTCCTGA
- a CDS encoding TIGR02452 family protein — MSARLREIARQTREIVAAGGYRLPGGRRVDLGEAVAAALKGTELYGPEPVRAVPDTGRATAFEVTGESSTAAARRLTSAAPEPVAVLNFASARNPGGGFLNGAQAQEEALCRASALHATLLRAPAYYEHHRRDRSPFYSDRVISSPGVPVFRDDRGTLLEEPFLAGFLTSPAPNAGVVARNLPEQAHRVPAVLAARAERVLETAVARGYRRLVLGAWGCGVFRNDPAGVAGAFRGLLGPEGRFGGHFDEVVFAVLDRSAGAATLGAFRRVLTGLPGPAR; from the coding sequence ATGAGCGCACGTCTGCGGGAGATCGCGAGGCAGACCCGGGAGATCGTGGCGGCGGGCGGCTACCGGCTGCCCGGCGGCCGCCGGGTCGATCTGGGGGAGGCGGTCGCCGCCGCCCTGAAGGGCACCGAGCTGTACGGACCGGAGCCGGTCCGGGCCGTCCCGGACACCGGCCGCGCCACGGCCTTCGAGGTGACCGGCGAGTCGAGCACCGCGGCCGCGCGCCGCCTGACGTCCGCGGCCCCCGAGCCCGTCGCCGTGCTGAACTTCGCCTCCGCCAGGAACCCGGGCGGCGGCTTCCTGAACGGGGCGCAGGCCCAGGAGGAGGCGCTCTGCCGGGCCTCCGCCCTCCACGCCACCCTGCTGCGCGCCCCGGCCTACTACGAGCACCACCGCCGCGACCGCAGCCCGTTCTACTCCGACCGGGTCATCTCCTCCCCGGGCGTGCCCGTCTTCCGCGACGACCGCGGCACCCTGCTGGAGGAGCCGTTCCTGGCGGGATTCCTCACCTCGCCCGCACCGAACGCGGGGGTCGTCGCCCGGAACCTGCCCGAACAGGCGCACCGGGTGCCCGCGGTGCTCGCCGCCCGTGCGGAACGCGTGCTGGAGACCGCGGTGGCCCGCGGATACCGCCGGCTCGTCCTCGGCGCCTGGGGGTGCGGCGTCTTCCGCAACGACCCCGCCGGCGTGGCCGGCGCCTTCCGGGGCCTGCTGGGGCCGGAAGGCAGGTTCGGCGGCCACTTCGACGAGGTCGTCTTCGCGGTGCTGGACCGCTCGGCCGGAGCGGCGACGCTCGGCGCGTTCCGCCGTGTCCTCACGGGACTGCCGGGCCCGGCGCGCTGA